CACCGACGATACGGGAGCGACCGACGACGACCCTGCCGGTGGCGGCGCAACTGGCAACAACATGGTGATCGTTGGCCAGAATCAGTACGACAATGGCCTAGATGGTGGCGACAGCAATCTCACCCAAGTCACGCAATACGTCGACGTTTCGACCTCGCGCATTACCCAGTATGGTTACGATTGGCGTGATCGTCGGGAGACAACCGCTGGCGAGTTGAATACGTTTCAGCAGGTTATTTACGACAACCTTAACAATGTCGTTCAAGCCGATCAATATTTCGGCAGTGCTTCGGGCACGCTTCTCGGCCGCGTTCAAACGCGCTACGATGATCAGGGAAACATCTATCAAACGTTGACCTACGGGGTCGATCCCTCGACCGGCGCAGTGGGCCCCGCGCTCGTCGACAACACCTGGTATGATCCGGCTGGCAACGTAATCAAGCAGCTGCCGGCGGGTTCGCAATTGTTCACCAAGAGCAGCTACGACGGTGTTGGTCGCCACACCGCGACTTATTCAGGATACTATACCGGCAGCGGCACTGAGCCGATCGGCGACGTACCGTTGATTACTGGCGACGATAAAATCTTTGAACAAACGCTGATTACGTATGACAAAGCCAGCAATGCGGTCCAGACCACGGCGTTCCAACGGTTTGACAGTGCAACCGGCGGGGGAGTGTTGAATTACCCGTACAGCGGCTCGGAACCGCTGGCCCGAGCCAGCTATGTCGCTAGTTGGTTCGACGGTATCGGCCGTCAGATCGCCTCCGCCAATTACGGCACGAATGACAACGTCGCGTTCACACGACCCGATCTCCCTCCCGACAGTTCCGATACGGTCTTGGTCTCCATTTATCAGTTCGATTCCGCCAGCGATCCTTCGCGAACTATTGATCCTGCCGGCAGCATCACTCAGCAACAATTCGACGCATTGGGCCGGGTGGTCACGCGGATCGAGAACTATGTTAGCGGCACGCCGACGAATTGCGCGCCCGATGCAGACCGAACCACGCTTACCACCTACGCTCCCGATGGTGGAATTGCCACGCTAACGGCGGTCAACTCGACAACAGGCGATCAGATCACCCGCTATTTTTACGGCACGACGCTCGTCGACTCCGATGTTGCCCGCAGCGATCTAATGCGAGCGGTCGCCTACCCCGAAAGCGACGACTCCAGCGCACCGGCCGGAGCCGACTGCGATCCCGATCGGGTTGAATACAGCTATAACCGGCAGTCACAAGTCAAGCAAACGGTGGACCAGAACGGCACGATTCACCAGTTCGTTTTTGATCTACTCGGCCGGCAGACGAATGATTGCGTGTCATTCCTTGGATCGGGAATTGATCCAGCTGTGCGGCAAATCGCCCAATCTTACGATGTTCGGGGCCTTCCCAGCACGATTACCAGCTTTGACAGCGCGACGGCTAACGCGGGAAACATCGTCAATCAGATTCAGTTGCAATACAATAACTTCAAGCAACTGACGACTGAGTACCAGTCTCATTCGGGGGCGGTCAATATGTGGACCAGCCCGAAGGTCGGCTACGGCTATGCCGACGGCACCGCGAACACCACGCGCGCCACAGCGATCACATATCCCAATGGTCGCACCCTTTCGTTTAGTTATCCCAGCGGCGATGCCAATGCGCTGAGTCGGATCGCCTCGATCGTCGACACCGACAGCACGACGCTGGTCGGCTACACATATCTGGGCCGCGGCACTTTCGTCCAAAGCATCTCGCCGCAACCGCAATTGCAATGGACCTTGATCACAGGCAGTGGCGCGAACCCTTATGAAGGGCTCGATCAATTCGGTCGCGTGATCAACTGCCTGTGGCAGAACACTGGCACAAGTTCTCCCGTTGCACAAATTCAATACGGCTACAACCGCGCGAGCAACCGCGTCTGGCGTCTCGATCCTGTGGCAGCGTCCCAATCGCCGCCGGTCTACCAGGACGAACTCTATGCTTATAACGGGTTGCAGGAGTTGGTCGACCTGCAGCGGGGGCAACTCAACAGCGATCGCACGGCTATCAATCCAAGCACGCTGGCATTCGCCGAGAGGTGGGGCCTTGATGCCACGGGAAATTGGCGACGTTATCGACAGGATAATAACGGGAACACCAGCTGGAATCTGGATCAAAAGCGCATCAGCAATCGCGTGAACGAGATCACCGCGTTCATCAACGATGCGGGTCCGAACTGGGCGCAGCTGCGGTACGATCGGAGCGGCAACATGACGGTCACGCCGCAGCCGGCCGATCCAACGAAAAGCTACCTGCTGACCTATGACGCTTGGCAACGTCTGGTACAGGTAAACGACGGCGGCGCAGTCGTGGCTCGCTACGCCTACGATGGCCAGCGGCGGCGAGTGACGACAACGACCGGTTCGTCAACGCGGCACTTTTACTACACCAGCCAGTGGCAAGACATCGAAGAGCGAGTCGATGCTTCGACGACGCCGGACCGCCAGCTCGTTTGGGGCCTGCGCTACATCGACGATTGCGTGTTGCGCGATCGTTCGATCAGTGGCACACTCGATGAACGGCTCTACGCGATCCAAGATGCTAACTGGAACACGATCGCAATCACCAGCGCGAGCGGTATTGTCCAGGAGCGTTACGGTTATAGCGCATATGGCAACGCTACTGTAATGGAATCGACATTTATACTGCGCGACGTTGATAGCCTGATTCATTTCGATTGCTTGTACTGTGGATACTGCTATGACTGGACAACTGATCTTTATAAAGTGCGACGTCGCGACTTAAGTCCTTTATTGGGCCGATGGCTGACAGTTGACGTATATCCGCGAGTTATCGGCATTGATCGATATGGCTACGCAGATGATTCCCCCGCAAATGCGACGGATCCATTAGGCATGGAGCCAGCAAGCGCAACTGTTGCCGCAGCTATTTTGGGCTTATTAACTGCCTGTGCATTTCCACAAGCCCAGCTCGCGTGGGCCTATTACGAAGACAGCTCGGATAAGTTCAAACACTGCTGGGTGTCATGCAGAATTGCGAAAACGTGCAGCGGCTTGCCAGCGCAAATTGCAGGCTTCGCAAAAGAAGCGAAAGATCTAGCGATAATCGCGTACTGTGCACTTCCACCACCACCGAATCCATTTCACGACTGGCTTTGCGAGCAGGCGCAACATTCCAGCCCGAGCGATTCCCTAAATGATCTAATTGCCAATAACAAATGTATTACCTGGGAAACGTATATCCCCGTGGTCAACTGGATAGGTGCGGCATGCAGAGAGAGTTGTGAGACGTGCTGCCGCAGAATGGTAGGATATTTCTGACGGCCCTCATTCGTAATTCATCGGTTCTCGGCCGAACACAACAAGGTAACGTGGCATGTGGAAACGTCGCGCTTGGATAACTGGAATTGTCGCAATATCTGTTGGGTATATATTATTTTGTGCATATGAAAAGCACAGTACGACACCACCACAAACCGCCCGCAACATAGTGAGCTTTGCTAAAGTGATGCCGCCTCCACGGAAGCTGGCAAGAGTTGCGAATGCCGGAGTGGAATATATCGTGTGGATCGGTAAACCAGCGAATTCCCTTACGTTACCATCCGGTCCGCCCTGTTACTTATTTGATAAAACGGGCGAGCTGTCTGATTGGTCACCGGATATTGGGGATGACCATCACCTCGATTCCTACGTACTTTCTGCTAGAGCAGCTCCAGATGTATCAATTGAGGATATTATCAAAAGTTTAAAGCCGACAAAATGATCGAGCGATTTATTTGGTGAGGTTGAGAAGCTGACAAAGAGGGTGTCCCAAAAAAGTGGTTCTAACAAGATGTATCTTGGAAGATGAAGTATCTAGAATATGGGCACTTTGCACATGTACGCATTTCCGTTTTTGTTTTTGTATTCTCCGCCGCTTATCCGCAGTGGTGGCACATGGGCGTAATACTTATGTGGCTTGGATCTGCTGCCATTATGGCGTGCATTGTTGGGCTAGTTTCCCGCCACCGTATTTACGCTAAATGGCGTGGTGTTATAGGATTAACATGCCTGTTTAGTGGCGTAAGTCTCGGAATTATTAACATTTGCAACAATGATAACGCGTTACGCCAATTTCAACAGCAGGGCGAGAAGCCTCGCTAATAGCCCGTTGGGTACAAGTCTGCATTTATTGCGTTCGACCCCGCAAGGTCGTCCGCGCGATTCGTCTCCGATGTCAAAAACCGTTTGATATGCAAGACTACGCTGTTGGGATTTCACTTCTTGAACATTGTGTGTACCGAATCGAGGCATTGTCTGGTGACTTCTTTTGCACACACAGTCGTGTTGTGGCGCGTGACTCGCTTGTCAATGCTTCAATATGCTCGCTGTGCTGCATGCGCGAAGTGCCGTGCATAGCACCCAGAGAATTCCCACCAAATGTTAGCCTTGCCTCCGCTGCTGCGGAAAAGCGTCCGGTTCCGTCGACCATCCGAAACGGAGCTGCCGACCAGTCACACGGCCATGCCAACCAGACTGACGCTGCGAGGGTTTCGTTTTGCTTGTCGTTACGGAATCGCGCCAACAATTTTATCAACGCGCTCACTTTATTGGACGAAGCCGCCGACACGATCTGTGAAGTCGTAATTGCTGACTTCGGTTCCGATGATCTGGATTTGGCGAATGTACTGAAGGCTACGAGACTGCCGTCAAAGATTGTTGCAGTTCCCATGCCCTTCAATCGGTCGCGCGGCTTGAACGCCGCTGCAGCAGTCGCCAGCGGTGAAATTCTTTTCTTTCTCGACGCCGACATTCTCGTGCCAAAAGACATTTGTGCGTCGGTCCGAAGGCACGCGCAACCAGGCCGCGCTTACTTTCCGATCTGCTATTCGCTTCGCCAAGGAAGCTCTCCGAATCAATCGGCCCCTGGCTGGTGGCGAACGGAAGGGTTCGGCTTATGTGGGTTTCATAGAACGGATTTTGAGAAGCTGCGTTGGGATGAATCGTTTACCACCTGGGGGGGCGAAGACAATGACCTTTTCAGACGCGCTGCAAAGGCCTTAAAAATCGAGCGCAGCCGCTGTCCCGGTCTGTTTCACCTGTGGCATCCCGATGGCCGTGGATTCATGGGCCGATATCACATCGCTGGATCGAGCGAGTCGGTAACTCGCCAGGCATTGCCCCCTCAAGCTATTTCGTCTGCACCAGTGCATGGACATGTGAACGGAAAGCGTATCACTGCTGGATCAACGGCTCATCAGCAACGAGCAAGTTCAGCACCGAGCCTGTTATCATCGCCCGCCACAGGAGCTTGCGCACGTCCCTCGCTCAACGGCTGCACAGTAGCGACAGAAGACCGCCAACCAAAACAGCCGCTGGCGGACATGCCGCGCGTCGGGTTTCTGGTGCCTTCGTTGCCAATGGGCGGAGTTGGCCAAGTCATTGCCGACACGGTGGCAGCGGCGACCAGGGTTCAGTTTTCAGGAATTGCCTTGCGCTCGCCGCAGCCCGTGTTTTCAACCTATGAGGAGATCTTTCGGGGGCGCTGTCCGGTACTGCAAGGAACGTGGCAAAGCGTGGCACAGCACGTCATTGACGAGTCCGATGCTGTGATTATCTGGGGATTTGCTGAAAGCAGTGTCTACGCAGGGCTGAGTTTTCATGGTCGCCCGGTGATCGCACAGGCGCATAACACGAAGCTCGAAGGGTGGACAGCGCGTACGATTCAAGCTGCCCGCCCCGTTGCCACGCATTTCACGGCTTGTTCTGATGCCGCGGTCCATTCGTATCCGCCTGATTTGCGATCGAAGGTGCATGTAATTCATAATGGTTGCAGTCCGTCCAGGCTCGTTCCGCGCGTCTCGCGCGCTGCGATGCGGCAACTCTGGGGCATCGATGAAGCCACGATCGTGGTCGCCTATGCGGGGCGGATTGTGGCAGAGAAGCGGCCTG
The window above is part of the Planctomycetota bacterium genome. Proteins encoded here:
- a CDS encoding glycosyltransferase, with product MQDYAVGISLLEHCVYRIEALSGDFFCTHSRVVARDSLVNASICSLCCMREVPCIAPREFPPNVSLASAAAEKRPVPSTIRNGAADQSHGHANQTDAARVSFCLSLRNRANNFINALTLLDEAADTICEVVIADFGSDDLDLANVLKATRLPSKIVAVPMPFNRSRGLNAAAAVASGEILFFLDADILVPKDICASVRRHAQPGRAYFPICYSLRQGSSPNQSAPGWWRTEGFGLCGFHRTDFEKLRWDESFTTWGGEDNDLFRRAAKALKIERSRCPGLFHLWHPDGRGFMGRYHIAGSSESVTRQALPPQAISSAPVHGHVNGKRITAGSTAHQQRASSAPSLLSSPATGACARPSLNGCTVATEDRQPKQPLADMPRVGFLVPSLPMGGVGQVIADTVAAATRVQFSGIALRSPQPVFSTYEEIFRGRCPVLQGTWQSVAQHVIDESDAVIIWGFAESSVYAGLSFHGRPVIAQAHNTKLEGWTARTIQAARPVATHFTACSDAAVHSYPPDLRSKVHVIHNGCSPSRLVPRVSRAAMRQLWGIDEATIVVAYAGRIVAEKRPELAAVAVRELGSNYLAAIIGEGNHYDCCRRQATAAAPGQVEFLPAVTNIADVLGAIDVWFNASRYEGSCMALIEALLFGVPVVTTVTGAVPEFEQAAGRQLVAHLSDEPTADELANRIREALHEATRERTTFAREWALANITSTQMAREFEEVILAVCGCRR
- a CDS encoding RHS repeat-associated core domain-containing protein; this translates as MADQGREDRWYKISLGAVEPISNPECANLGADYYLRRVTSSTLGEERWELDLTEMCGFTKLCLVFTVGGNATRRARVFFVGSKPSPFWQQVSVALGETQFSLGLDQISGKTAAECRWPTTIIATYLPIAHRVRPALQSKPRVLMAAADSGPPPVPVQPGPAPGKGGNGKPPGKPGMPPKPPAPPAKPPVKPPVKPPVKPPVKPPVKRPVRPGGGGQFGFWYPPGYFFYGGVNTGGGYEEDDCGCGCGCDSCGTSTPGQTADPVRYSNGEIQLSVTDVEATGFATTWGHTRTYSNQMASVYNYGNGYNWLVEQWPYLTQISPTVIVAIRGANWNVWFDQQSDGTYQARYGGLQTLTHNDSTFTLVNPDGEVWVFHDFNQTSYPGGTLQELHTIGGAPIYVTAYSGSQIGEVQRSYTDSSGNTVTEAFDYAYLSTGVNAGNLQYVTLRRQVNGGPWSSVQRAAYTYYDGTSTFGSIGDLQTATVQIPSGTTWSDQSTNYYRYYTDPTHAHALKFVIEPDDFVRLAAAVGNPLAATNSQVAAFASNYFEFDDQQRVTLESVGGGTRTYQLAYESSGITGTSDYNLWQTKTTETLPDGNQNIVYTNIVGQVLLKELRSGSQRWVQYWQFDADDNQVFYAHPSAVVDYSEGVGTLDVTLYDHQGLIELAEFYQAPDPAARYPKNTSSKQGNLGTPVLQTSYEYVQRSDSPTSPTITVNVVSKSTVYRNNDGTGAIETMFDYQWYDGTVQVLQRTTTLPVIPLDQNGTGEAYSRIERCDANGYLTWEMGPRGFIARNFYDIVLGTITQSIQDVDTSLYSDVPPGWSTPAGGGLNLITDYEYDSQGRVTQVLGPVHNVNGVSVRTATWTVYEDAELTILNGRGYATGLSGNYSYTLINPVSITIQNASGQTTDQIQAVRSGTCSRLTSCESFPQSPWVRWTKNLYNDEGQLIATRAYHTIPTEGEGLPRVNYNEVTYGYDIMDRQNRVVSPGGTITRTVFDARGLTVATYIGTDDTGATDDDPAGGGATGNNMVIVGQNQYDNGLDGGDSNLTQVTQYVDVSTSRITQYGYDWRDRRETTAGELNTFQQVIYDNLNNVVQADQYFGSASGTLLGRVQTRYDDQGNIYQTLTYGVDPSTGAVGPALVDNTWYDPAGNVIKQLPAGSQLFTKSSYDGVGRHTATYSGYYTGSGTEPIGDVPLITGDDKIFEQTLITYDKASNAVQTTAFQRFDSATGGGVLNYPYSGSEPLARASYVASWFDGIGRQIASANYGTNDNVAFTRPDLPPDSSDTVLVSIYQFDSASDPSRTIDPAGSITQQQFDALGRVVTRIENYVSGTPTNCAPDADRTTLTTYAPDGGIATLTAVNSTTGDQITRYFYGTTLVDSDVARSDLMRAVAYPESDDSSAPAGADCDPDRVEYSYNRQSQVKQTVDQNGTIHQFVFDLLGRQTNDCVSFLGSGIDPAVRQIAQSYDVRGLPSTITSFDSATANAGNIVNQIQLQYNNFKQLTTEYQSHSGAVNMWTSPKVGYGYADGTANTTRATAITYPNGRTLSFSYPSGDANALSRIASIVDTDSTTLVGYTYLGRGTFVQSISPQPQLQWTLITGSGANPYEGLDQFGRVINCLWQNTGTSSPVAQIQYGYNRASNRVWRLDPVAASQSPPVYQDELYAYNGLQELVDLQRGQLNSDRTAINPSTLAFAERWGLDATGNWRRYRQDNNGNTSWNLDQKRISNRVNEITAFINDAGPNWAQLRYDRSGNMTVTPQPADPTKSYLLTYDAWQRLVQVNDGGAVVARYAYDGQRRRVTTTTGSSTRHFYYTSQWQDIEERVDASTTPDRQLVWGLRYIDDCVLRDRSISGTLDERLYAIQDANWNTIAITSASGIVQERYGYSAYGNATVMESTFILRDVDSLIHFDCLYCGYCYDWTTDLYKVRRRDLSPLLGRWLTVDVYPRVIGIDRYGYADDSPANATDPLGMEPASATVAAAILGLLTACAFPQAQLAWAYYEDSSDKFKHCWVSCRIAKTCSGLPAQIAGFAKEAKDLAIIAYCALPPPPNPFHDWLCEQAQHSSPSDSLNDLIANNKCITWETYIPVVNWIGAACRESCETCCRRMVGYF